The following are encoded together in the Xanthobacter autotrophicus Py2 genome:
- a CDS encoding glyceraldehyde-3-phosphate dehydrogenase, type I (TIGRFAM: glyceraldehyde-3-phosphate dehydrogenase, type I~PFAM: glyceraldehyde 3-phosphate dehydrogenase~KEGG: mpt:Mpe_A1586 glycerladehyde-3-phosphate dehydrogenase): protein MRVGINGLGRIGRLSLRAAMGAAQRPDNDPRGNNRLDIVHLNEIKGGAEAIAHLLEFDSVQGRWRAPISHDEGSVRIGDKAMSFSAHAAPTDIPWGDLGVDVVLESTGKFLTPQVLEGHLKRGAKRVIVAAPVKDPSVLNVVVGVNENLYDREKHPIVTAASCTTNCLAPVVKVVHEAIGIRHGQITTIHDPTNTNVVVDAPHKDLRRARSAMLSLQPTTTGSATAIALIYPELKGKLNGHAVRAPVLNASLTDCVFELNRETTAEEVNALFTEAAAGALNGILGFEPRPLVSADYARDTRSAIVDGPSTLVTDGTLLKVYAWYDNEMGYACRMVDLACHLERVGL from the coding sequence ATGAGAGTAGGGATCAACGGCCTCGGCCGCATCGGACGGTTGTCGCTGCGCGCGGCCATGGGGGCGGCGCAGCGCCCGGACAACGACCCGCGCGGCAACAACCGGCTCGACATCGTCCATCTCAACGAGATCAAGGGCGGCGCGGAAGCTATCGCCCATCTCCTCGAGTTCGACAGCGTGCAGGGGCGCTGGCGCGCGCCCATCTCCCATGATGAGGGGAGCGTGCGCATCGGGGACAAGGCCATGTCCTTCTCCGCCCATGCCGCCCCCACCGACATCCCCTGGGGCGATCTCGGCGTGGACGTGGTGCTGGAATCCACCGGCAAGTTCCTGACGCCGCAGGTGCTCGAAGGCCACCTGAAGCGCGGCGCCAAACGTGTCATCGTCGCCGCGCCGGTGAAGGACCCCTCGGTGCTCAACGTGGTGGTAGGGGTGAACGAAAATCTCTACGACCGCGAGAAGCACCCCATCGTCACCGCCGCCTCCTGCACCACCAATTGCCTCGCCCCGGTGGTGAAGGTGGTGCACGAGGCCATCGGCATCCGCCACGGCCAGATCACCACCATCCACGATCCCACCAACACCAACGTGGTGGTGGACGCGCCCCACAAGGACCTGCGCCGCGCCCGCTCGGCCATGCTCTCGCTGCAGCCCACCACCACCGGCAGCGCCACCGCCATCGCCCTCATCTATCCCGAGCTGAAGGGCAAGCTGAACGGCCATGCGGTGCGCGCCCCGGTGCTCAACGCCTCGCTTACCGATTGCGTGTTCGAGCTGAACCGCGAGACCACGGCGGAGGAGGTGAACGCCCTGTTCACCGAGGCCGCCGCGGGCGCGCTCAACGGCATCCTCGGCTTCGAGCCGCGTCCGCTGGTGTCGGCGGACTACGCCCGCGACACCCGCTCCGCCATCGTGGACGGACCGTCCACCCTCGTCACCGACGGCACCCTGCTCAAGGTCTATGCCTGGTACGACAACGAGATGGGCTATGCCTGCCGCATGGTGGACCTCGCCTGCCATCTCGAACGCGTGGGGCTGTGA
- a CDS encoding major facilitator superfamily MFS_1 (PFAM: major facilitator superfamily MFS_1~KEGG: mpt:Mpe_A1585 putative membrane transporter), whose protein sequence is MAASSSAGLRNYAIVTAAYWGFTLTDGALRMLVLFTFFKLGYSPFTLAFLFLLYEAAGIGANFIGGWLAARFGITRMLTVGLTTQIAGFLLLSAMSPTWETAFLVAWVVAAQGVCGVAKDLTKTASKSAIKVTEAEAKGNAEGRLFRWVAWFTGSKNAMKGFGFFLGGVLLEAFGFRLSLWLMAAVLALVLLGVLLSLPPMMGKAKASRSAKELFGKSRGVNLLAAARVALFGARDVWFVVGVPVFLYGIGWTFPMVGGFLALWTIGYGIVQASAPAVVSRSADGLSREVPAARWWALGLALVPVAIAVLLAVTPMRPDLIVVIGLAIFGAAFAVNSSLHSYLILAYAGSEKAAEDVGFYYAANAAGRFIGTLLSGLLYQVGGIYACLGGSALMLAVCFGTTLLLPLHSQPMGTPAPSR, encoded by the coding sequence ATGGCGGCATCATCCTCCGCGGGCCTACGCAACTACGCCATCGTCACGGCGGCCTATTGGGGCTTCACGCTGACCGACGGCGCGCTGCGCATGCTGGTGCTGTTCACCTTCTTCAAGCTTGGCTACTCGCCCTTCACCCTCGCGTTCCTGTTCCTGCTCTATGAGGCGGCGGGCATCGGGGCGAACTTCATCGGAGGCTGGCTCGCCGCCCGCTTCGGCATCACCCGCATGCTGACCGTGGGACTCACGACCCAGATCGCCGGCTTCCTGCTGCTCTCCGCCATGTCGCCCACCTGGGAGACCGCCTTCCTGGTAGCCTGGGTGGTGGCGGCGCAGGGTGTGTGCGGGGTAGCCAAAGACCTCACCAAGACTGCGTCCAAGTCGGCCATCAAGGTGACAGAGGCCGAGGCGAAGGGGAATGCCGAGGGCCGCCTGTTCCGCTGGGTGGCTTGGTTCACCGGCTCCAAGAATGCCATGAAGGGCTTCGGCTTCTTCCTAGGCGGTGTGCTCCTGGAGGCGTTCGGCTTTCGCTTGTCGCTGTGGCTCATGGCTGCCGTGCTGGCGCTGGTGCTTCTCGGCGTGCTGCTTTCCCTACCGCCTATGATGGGCAAGGCCAAGGCGAGCCGTTCGGCAAAGGAATTGTTCGGCAAGAGCCGGGGAGTGAACCTGCTCGCCGCCGCCCGCGTCGCCTTGTTCGGCGCGCGTGACGTGTGGTTCGTGGTGGGTGTGCCGGTCTTCCTCTATGGGATCGGCTGGACCTTCCCGATGGTGGGCGGCTTCCTCGCGCTGTGGACCATAGGCTATGGCATTGTGCAGGCATCCGCGCCCGCCGTGGTGAGCCGGAGCGCGGACGGCCTGTCCAGGGAAGTGCCGGCGGCGCGCTGGTGGGCGCTCGGCCTCGCCCTAGTGCCGGTGGCCATCGCCGTGCTCCTCGCCGTGACACCCATGCGGCCGGACCTCATCGTCGTGATCGGGCTCGCCATTTTCGGCGCGGCCTTTGCCGTGAACTCTTCCCTGCACTCCTACCTGATCCTGGCCTATGCCGGATCGGAGAAGGCAGCCGAGGACGTGGGTTTCTATTACGCCGCCAATGCAGCGGGGCGCTTCATCGGCACCCTCCTGTCCGGCCTGCTCTATCAGGTGGGCGGGATCTACGCCTGCCTCGGGGGGTCGGCCCTGATGCTCGCCGTCTGTTTTGGGACCACCCTCCTGCTGCCGCTTCATTCCCAGCCGATGGGAACGCCGGCACCGAGCAGATAA
- a CDS encoding phosphonate ABC transporter, periplasmic phosphonate-binding protein (TIGRFAM: phosphonate ABC transporter, periplasmic phosphonate-binding protein~SMART: extracellular solute-binding protein family 3~KEGG: rpb:RPB_1928 phosphonate-binding periplasmic protein), producing MTLPRFLARTLMLAAMCLGPSIAHADFKLDPRFTDANGDMVADAPTDPSKQIDPDTLIFSYTPVEDPAVYAKVWQEFTDHLAKVTGKKVQFFPVQSNAAQLEAMRAGRLHVAGFNTGSNPIAVACSGFVPFAMMASKDGAYGYEMEIITYPGSGITKVEDIKGKKMAFTSETSNSGYKAPSALLRSQFGMEAGKDYEPAFSGKHDNSIIGVANKDYPAAAVANSVMKRMIARGVIKPEQVVTIYKSQTFPTTGYGYAYNLKPELAAKVKEAFFSFNWDGTALLKEFQSAEPPQEKFISITFKETWAVVRQVDDAMGVSYACK from the coding sequence ATGACGCTACCGCGCTTTCTCGCACGCACCCTCATGCTTGCCGCCATGTGTCTGGGGCCAAGCATCGCCCATGCTGACTTCAAGCTCGATCCACGCTTCACGGACGCGAATGGCGACATGGTCGCGGACGCGCCCACTGATCCTTCCAAGCAGATCGACCCGGACACGCTGATCTTCTCCTACACCCCCGTTGAGGATCCGGCCGTCTACGCCAAGGTGTGGCAGGAATTCACCGACCATCTTGCGAAGGTGACCGGCAAGAAGGTGCAGTTCTTCCCCGTGCAGTCCAACGCCGCCCAGCTCGAAGCCATGCGTGCCGGGCGCCTGCATGTGGCCGGCTTCAACACCGGCTCCAATCCCATCGCCGTCGCCTGCTCCGGCTTTGTGCCTTTCGCCATGATGGCCTCGAAGGATGGCGCCTACGGCTATGAGATGGAGATCATCACCTATCCCGGCTCCGGCATCACTAAGGTTGAAGACATCAAGGGTAAGAAGATGGCCTTCACCTCGGAGACCTCCAATTCCGGCTACAAGGCGCCGTCCGCGCTGCTGCGCTCGCAGTTCGGCATGGAGGCGGGCAAGGATTACGAACCCGCCTTCTCCGGCAAGCACGACAATTCCATCATCGGCGTCGCCAACAAGGATTATCCGGCAGCGGCCGTCGCCAATTCGGTGATGAAGCGCATGATCGCCCGCGGCGTGATCAAACCCGAGCAGGTGGTTACCATCTACAAGTCGCAGACCTTCCCCACCACCGGCTATGGCTATGCCTACAATCTGAAGCCCGAGCTTGCCGCCAAGGTGAAAGAGGCGTTCTTCAGCTTCAATTGGGATGGCACTGCTCTCCTGAAGGAGTTCCAGTCGGCCGAGCCGCCGCAGGAGAAATTCATTTCCATCACCTTCAAGGAGACCTGGGCGGTGGTGCGCCAGGTCGATGACGCCATGGGCGTCAGCTACGCCTGCAAGTAA
- a CDS encoding phosphonate ABC transporter, ATPase subunit (TIGRFAM: phosphonate ABC transporter, ATPase subunit~PFAM: ABC transporter related~SMART: AAA ATPase~KEGG: rpb:RPB_1927 phosphonate ABC transporter PhnC, ATP-binding), with the protein MLTIAGLSKRYAKGDKALDDVSLSIPAGQVVGLIGPSGAGKSTLIRCVNRLVEPTSGSIRLGDTEITRLGGMGLRRARRRMGMIFQEYALVERLTVMENVLSGRLGYVGFWRAFLRRFPQADVDRAFAVLDRVGLMDHVDKRADELSGGQRQRVGIARALVQQPDILLVDEPTASLDPKTSRQIMRLIVEVCAERRLAAIVNIHDVALAQMFVQRIIGLKAGRTVFDGPPEALDTDVLTAIYGEEDWSRTIREAEDDAVEEAAAEDAVRVLRVQATPSAVARTL; encoded by the coding sequence ATGCTGACCATCGCCGGTCTGTCCAAGCGCTACGCCAAGGGGGACAAGGCCCTCGATGATGTTTCGCTCAGCATCCCCGCCGGCCAGGTGGTGGGCCTGATCGGTCCGTCGGGGGCAGGCAAGTCCACCCTCATCCGCTGCGTGAACCGGCTGGTGGAGCCCACGTCCGGCTCCATCCGCCTCGGCGACACCGAGATCACCCGCCTCGGCGGCATGGGCCTGCGGCGCGCGCGGCGGCGCATGGGCATGATCTTCCAGGAATATGCCCTGGTGGAGCGCCTCACGGTGATGGAGAACGTGCTCTCCGGCCGGCTCGGATACGTGGGCTTCTGGCGCGCCTTCCTGCGCCGGTTTCCCCAGGCCGACGTTGACCGGGCCTTCGCCGTGCTCGACCGCGTTGGCCTGATGGATCACGTGGACAAGAGGGCGGACGAGCTGTCCGGCGGCCAGCGCCAGCGCGTCGGCATCGCCCGCGCTCTGGTGCAGCAGCCGGACATCCTGCTAGTGGACGAGCCCACCGCCAGCCTCGACCCCAAGACCTCGCGCCAGATCATGCGCCTCATCGTCGAGGTGTGCGCCGAGCGCCGGCTCGCCGCCATCGTCAACATCCACGACGTGGCGCTGGCGCAGATGTTCGTCCAGCGCATCATCGGCCTCAAGGCCGGGCGCACCGTGTTCGACGGCCCTCCGGAGGCACTCGACACCGATGTGCTCACCGCCATCTATGGCGAGGAGGACTGGTCGCGCACCATCCGCGAGGCGGAGGACGATGCGGTGGAAGAAGCCGCCGCCGAGGATGCGGTCCGTGTCCTGCGGGTCCAGGCCACGCCATCCGCCGTGGCGAGGACGCTGTGA
- a CDS encoding phosphonate ABC transporter, inner membrane subunit (TIGRFAM: phosphonate ABC transporter, inner membrane subunit~PFAM: binding-protein-dependent transport systems inner membrane component~KEGG: rsq:Rsph17025_3263 phosphonate ABC transporter, ATPase subunit), translating to MSAVSVPAHRWRPPPLVANPWLRYALIGGAALYLALALGSVEVNWARLSDGWARGLRFISGFLEPNFSRRWDDIVQGMIESLTMTVTSTVVGIAISVPIGIGAARNVVPRGVYFACRAIIAVSRSLQEIIVAILLVAMVGFGPFAGFLTLSFATIGFLSKLLAENIEDIDPAPVEAIRATGAPWPSLIAFGVLPQVAPRLLGLSLYRLDINFRESAVVGIVGAGGIGATLNTAIDRYEFDSAAAILILIIAIVMASEYVSGLVRGRVK from the coding sequence GTGAGCGCTGTGTCCGTTCCGGCGCACCGCTGGCGGCCGCCGCCGCTCGTCGCCAATCCCTGGCTGCGCTATGCACTCATCGGCGGCGCGGCGCTCTATCTGGCGCTCGCCCTCGGCAGCGTCGAGGTCAACTGGGCACGCCTGTCGGACGGCTGGGCACGCGGGTTGCGCTTCATCTCCGGCTTCCTGGAGCCGAACTTCTCCCGGCGCTGGGACGACATCGTCCAGGGCATGATCGAGAGCCTGACCATGACGGTGACCTCCACCGTGGTGGGCATCGCCATCTCGGTTCCCATCGGCATCGGCGCCGCCCGCAACGTGGTGCCGCGCGGGGTCTATTTCGCTTGCCGGGCCATCATCGCCGTGTCGCGGTCCCTGCAGGAGATCATCGTCGCCATATTGCTGGTGGCCATGGTGGGCTTCGGGCCGTTCGCGGGCTTCCTCACCCTGTCGTTCGCCACCATCGGCTTCCTCTCCAAGCTGCTGGCGGAGAACATCGAGGACATCGACCCCGCCCCCGTGGAGGCGATCCGCGCCACCGGGGCGCCCTGGCCATCGCTGATCGCCTTTGGGGTGCTGCCGCAGGTGGCGCCGCGCCTCCTCGGGCTTTCGCTCTACCGGCTCGACATCAATTTCCGCGAATCCGCGGTGGTGGGCATCGTCGGCGCGGGCGGCATCGGTGCCACTCTCAACACCGCTATCGATCGTTACGAGTTCGACAGCGCCGCCGCCATCCTCATCCTCATCATCGCCATCGTGATGGCGAGCGAATATGTCTCCGGCCTCGTGCGCGGGCGGGTGAAATAA
- a CDS encoding phosphonate ABC transporter, inner membrane subunit (TIGRFAM: phosphonate ABC transporter, inner membrane subunit~PFAM: binding-protein-dependent transport systems inner membrane component~KEGG: rpe:RPE_2048 phosphonate ABC transporter, inner membrane subunit), which yields MPVIALPEGRRSWQRRTSRGQIAVWFGWLLAVAFTVFCWRVMTEGTIWAFVWDAPTQAADIGARMVPPRWSYFPALLKPLWDTLNIATLGTLIAIVLSVPVAFLAARNTTPSAAFVRPLALFVIVASRSINSIIWALLLVAILGPGVLAGIIAIALRSIGFIGKLLYEAIEEIDESQVEAIRATGASGAQTLAYGIVPQIMPAFAGISVFRWDINIRESTVLGLVGAGGIGLNLESSLNTLAWPQVTLILMVILATVVVSEWVSAKVRHAII from the coding sequence ATGCCGGTCATAGCCCTCCCCGAAGGCCGCCGGTCCTGGCAACGGCGCACTTCGCGCGGCCAGATCGCCGTGTGGTTCGGCTGGCTTCTCGCCGTGGCCTTCACCGTGTTCTGCTGGCGGGTGATGACGGAAGGCACCATCTGGGCCTTCGTCTGGGATGCCCCCACCCAGGCCGCCGACATCGGCGCGCGCATGGTCCCGCCGCGCTGGTCCTATTTCCCGGCACTGCTCAAGCCGCTTTGGGACACGCTCAACATTGCCACCCTCGGCACGCTCATCGCCATCGTGCTGTCGGTGCCGGTGGCCTTCCTCGCGGCACGCAACACCACGCCTAGCGCCGCCTTCGTGCGGCCGCTGGCGCTGTTCGTCATCGTCGCCTCGCGCTCCATCAATTCCATCATCTGGGCGCTGCTGCTGGTGGCGATCCTGGGTCCGGGCGTGCTGGCCGGCATCATCGCCATCGCGCTCAGGTCCATCGGCTTCATCGGCAAGCTGCTCTACGAGGCCATCGAGGAAATCGACGAGAGCCAGGTGGAGGCGATCCGCGCTACCGGCGCCTCGGGCGCCCAGACCCTCGCCTACGGGATCGTGCCGCAGATCATGCCCGCCTTCGCCGGCATCAGCGTGTTTCGCTGGGACATCAACATCCGCGAATCCACGGTGCTCGGCCTGGTTGGCGCGGGCGGGATAGGACTCAACCTGGAAAGCTCGCTCAATACGCTGGCGTGGCCGCAGGTGACGCTGATCCTCATGGTGATCCTCGCCACCGTGGTGGTGAGCGAATGGGTGTCCGCCAAGGTCCGCCACGCCATCATCTGA
- a CDS encoding arsenate reductase (TIGRFAM: arsenate reductase~PFAM: arsenate reductase and related~KEGG: rme:Rmet_0329 arsenate reductase), whose translation MTEHSLVTIWHNPACGTSRNTLALIRNAGIEPTIVEYLKTPPAREEVAAAIAAAGLTVRAATRQKGTPYAELGLDDPALTDDTLLDAMMAHPILINRPFVFTPLGARLCRPSERVLDILPAPQKGPFTKEDGEVVIDAEGRRVC comes from the coding sequence ATGACTGAGCATTCCCTTGTCACCATCTGGCACAATCCGGCCTGCGGCACATCGCGCAACACGCTCGCCCTGATCCGCAACGCCGGTATCGAGCCGACGATCGTCGAATATCTCAAGACCCCGCCCGCGCGGGAAGAGGTCGCCGCCGCCATCGCCGCGGCGGGCCTCACGGTGCGCGCCGCGACCCGCCAGAAGGGCACACCCTATGCCGAACTCGGCCTCGACGATCCCGCCCTCACCGACGACACTCTGCTCGATGCCATGATGGCCCACCCCATCCTCATTAACCGGCCGTTCGTCTTCACCCCGCTCGGGGCGCGGCTGTGCCGGCCGTCGGAAAGGGTCCTGGACATCCTGCCCGCGCCGCAGAAAGGGCCGTTTACGAAGGAGGATGGAGAGGTGGTGATCGATGCCGAGGGACGGCGCGTTTGCTGA
- a CDS encoding transcriptional regulator, PadR-like family (PFAM: transcriptional regulator PadR family protein~KEGG: mta:Moth_2223 transcriptional regulator, PadR-like family) has translation MSRTSPSATPSVPPSPAPVPKPGPDFLSRAYWNGTIKMSLSKFFILCVLHQRPMHGYDVARAVEATTNGCCSPAEGTIYPVLREFEEGGYVTAASEVVSGRERKVYTLTDKGRAAFKVAVEAWMDVTRCLVDAEKMIAGAPDKVGSTPGCCP, from the coding sequence ATGTCTCGAACCTCTCCATCGGCCACCCCATCCGTTCCGCCGTCGCCCGCCCCGGTGCCGAAGCCCGGGCCCGATTTCCTGAGCCGTGCCTACTGGAACGGCACCATCAAGATGAGCCTGTCCAAATTCTTCATTCTGTGCGTGCTGCATCAGCGGCCCATGCACGGATACGACGTGGCACGGGCAGTCGAGGCAACGACGAACGGCTGCTGTTCCCCTGCAGAGGGCACCATCTATCCGGTGCTGCGGGAGTTCGAGGAGGGCGGATACGTCACCGCTGCAAGCGAGGTGGTCTCGGGCCGCGAGCGCAAGGTCTACACCCTCACGGACAAGGGCCGCGCCGCCTTCAAGGTGGCGGTGGAGGCCTGGATGGACGTAACGCGCTGTCTGGTCGACGCGGAGAAGATGATCGCCGGCGCGCCGGACAAAGTCGGGAGCACTCCGGGATGCTGCCCCTGA
- a CDS encoding putative secreted protein (KEGG: mlo:mll2164 probable secreted protein) — MTGSLPVAIIGAGPVGLAAAAHLLARGLAPLVFERGAGVGTSLKAWGHVRVFSPWGYNIDAAARTLLEETGWSAPNPKALPLGGEIVRHYLEPLAAHPALAPHLRFGAQVSAIARHGLDKMSSEGRADTPFAICWRDANGAEHRSLARAVIDASGTWSQPNPMGADGLPVPGEEEAAAHVAYGIPDVSGAERETYSGRRVLVVGSGHSAINVVLDLLRLQEAAPTTRVTWALRRNRMEKLLGGGLNDALPARGALGLAATQAIAAGRLDVLAPFAAERIVGGAAGLDVSGRLGTEPWTGTVDRIVVATGFRPDLAVLREVRVALDPAVEAPPALAPLIDPNLHSCGTVPPHGAAELAHPEPGFYIVGSKSYGRAPTFLMATGYEQVRSIAAEIAGDHDAARSVHLVLPETGVCSAAPVTAGASGCCGGPAPRDADACCADDAQAKAEGKDGCGCDTAAPQAEAPPRRGTAA, encoded by the coding sequence ATGACCGGATCGCTACCCGTCGCTATCATCGGAGCCGGCCCCGTGGGGCTTGCCGCCGCGGCGCATCTGCTGGCCCGCGGCCTCGCGCCTCTCGTCTTCGAGCGCGGCGCCGGCGTCGGCACCTCGCTCAAGGCCTGGGGCCACGTGCGGGTGTTCTCGCCCTGGGGCTACAACATCGACGCGGCCGCCCGCACGCTGCTGGAGGAAACCGGCTGGAGCGCGCCGAACCCCAAGGCCCTGCCGCTCGGCGGGGAGATCGTGCGGCACTATCTCGAGCCGCTGGCGGCTCATCCCGCCCTTGCGCCCCACCTGCGGTTCGGGGCACAGGTGAGCGCCATCGCCCGCCACGGCCTCGACAAGATGTCATCCGAGGGGCGCGCGGACACGCCGTTCGCGATCTGCTGGCGCGACGCGAACGGCGCTGAGCACCGTTCGCTCGCCCGTGCCGTCATCGACGCCTCCGGCACCTGGAGCCAGCCCAACCCCATGGGCGCGGACGGCCTGCCGGTGCCCGGCGAGGAAGAGGCAGCCGCGCATGTCGCCTATGGCATTCCCGACGTGTCCGGCGCTGAGCGCGAGACCTATTCCGGCCGGCGCGTGCTGGTGGTGGGCTCCGGCCATTCGGCCATCAATGTGGTGCTCGATCTTCTCCGCCTGCAGGAGGCAGCGCCAACGACCCGCGTCACCTGGGCGCTTCGGCGCAACCGCATGGAGAAGCTGCTGGGCGGCGGCCTCAACGACGCGCTGCCCGCCCGCGGTGCCCTCGGCCTTGCGGCGACGCAGGCCATCGCCGCCGGCCGGCTCGATGTCCTCGCGCCGTTCGCGGCGGAGCGGATTGTCGGCGGCGCGGCGGGGCTGGACGTGTCCGGCCGTCTCGGCACGGAGCCCTGGACCGGGACCGTGGACCGGATCGTGGTGGCCACCGGCTTTCGCCCCGACCTTGCCGTGCTGCGCGAGGTGCGCGTCGCCCTCGATCCCGCCGTCGAGGCACCGCCGGCCCTCGCGCCGCTGATCGACCCGAACCTGCATTCGTGCGGCACCGTCCCGCCCCATGGCGCGGCGGAGCTGGCCCACCCCGAGCCGGGCTTCTACATCGTCGGCTCCAAGTCCTACGGCCGCGCCCCCACCTTCCTGATGGCCACGGGCTATGAGCAGGTCCGCTCCATCGCGGCGGAGATCGCCGGCGATCACGACGCGGCGCGCAGTGTCCATCTGGTGCTGCCGGAGACCGGCGTCTGCAGCGCCGCACCGGTGACGGCAGGGGCATCCGGCTGTTGTGGTGGGCCTGCGCCTCGGGACGCCGATGCCTGCTGCGCGGACGATGCCCAGGCCAAGGCGGAAG